One region of Paenibacillus polymyxa M1 genomic DNA includes:
- the thiM gene encoding hydroxyethylthiazole kinase: MMSIWEQSYSDLLTKVQNSNPLVHNITNVVVTNFTANGLYALGASPVMAYAPEEVADMAKIAGAVVLNIGTLNRELVDAMIIAGQSANAHGVPVLLDPVGAGATSFRTESALRILKEVKISLVRGNAAEVAHLIGEVREIKGVDAGNSADSSNVDLAVRAAQTLHTMVVITGKEDVITDGVEVRLISGGDALLTKVTGTGCLLTSVLGAFAAIEPNLLLAGTAGLAFYGAAASRAAAHTAKLGPGSFQIAFLDELAKLHTGSLEGHVTIREAGTSTTGGAR; encoded by the coding sequence ATGATGAGTATATGGGAACAAAGTTATTCGGATCTCCTGACAAAGGTACAAAATAGCAACCCCCTCGTTCATAATATAACCAATGTGGTGGTCACCAACTTTACAGCCAACGGCCTGTATGCGCTGGGCGCTTCCCCGGTGATGGCTTATGCACCCGAGGAAGTAGCAGATATGGCAAAAATAGCGGGCGCCGTCGTGTTAAATATCGGTACGCTGAACCGCGAGCTGGTAGATGCCATGATCATTGCTGGACAATCAGCGAATGCTCATGGTGTTCCAGTTCTGCTGGATCCGGTTGGTGCGGGAGCGACGAGCTTTAGAACCGAGTCAGCACTGCGGATCCTAAAAGAAGTAAAAATCTCACTAGTGCGAGGCAATGCAGCCGAAGTCGCCCATCTAATCGGAGAAGTCCGAGAGATTAAAGGGGTAGATGCAGGCAACAGTGCTGACAGCAGTAATGTCGATCTGGCAGTTCGGGCTGCACAAACGCTCCATACCATGGTTGTCATCACTGGAAAAGAGGACGTCATCACCGATGGGGTCGAAGTACGATTGATTAGTGGCGGAGACGCGCTGCTTACGAAGGTAACCGGAACAGGCTGCCTGCTGACCTCTGTGTTGGGTGCGTTTGCAGCAATTGAACCCAACCTGCTGCTCGCAGGTACAGCAGGTTTGGCATTTTACGGTGCAGCAGCTTCCCGAGCCGCAGCACATACTGCAAAACTGGGGCCAGGCAGCTTCCAGATAGCCTTTCTCGACGAGCTTGCCAAACTACATACTGGTTCCCTGGAGGGGCATGTCACGATCCGTGAAGCTGGAACAAGTACAACAGGTGGTGCGCGATGA
- the thiD gene encoding bifunctional hydroxymethylpyrimidine kinase/phosphomethylpyrimidine kinase yields the protein MRDVHVPRALTIAGSDSGGGAGIQADLKTFQELGVYGMSAITAITVQNTLGVHGVYPLPQEATAQQIEAVGSDLGVDALKTGMLFDAGIIRLVAEQIRKFGWEKVVVDPVMIAKGGAKLLQPEAVQALNDDLLPLALVVTPNIPEAEALTGISIRTIKDRREAARHISSLGPKFVVIKGGHDEESENSGQVVDLLFDGTAFTELGGKRVRTVHTHGTGCTFSAAITAELGKGVSVPEAILNGRAFIQAAIEDTLYLGQGHGPTNHWAYRRRQEILQ from the coding sequence ATGAGAGACGTGCATGTACCGAGAGCGCTGACGATTGCCGGTTCAGACAGCGGCGGCGGAGCTGGAATTCAAGCCGATCTCAAAACCTTTCAGGAGCTTGGCGTATACGGCATGTCGGCTATTACAGCCATTACGGTACAAAATACCTTGGGAGTTCACGGTGTATATCCGTTGCCACAGGAAGCAACAGCGCAGCAAATCGAAGCTGTAGGATCAGATCTTGGAGTCGATGCCCTGAAGACTGGCATGCTGTTTGACGCGGGCATCATCCGCCTTGTGGCCGAGCAAATTCGAAAGTTCGGCTGGGAAAAGGTTGTCGTCGATCCTGTAATGATTGCCAAAGGGGGCGCAAAGCTGTTGCAACCGGAAGCGGTGCAGGCGTTGAACGACGACCTGCTCCCCTTGGCCCTGGTCGTCACACCAAATATCCCGGAAGCGGAGGCCTTAACCGGGATAAGCATTCGTACGATAAAGGATCGCCGCGAAGCTGCGAGACATATTAGCAGCCTAGGACCCAAGTTCGTTGTGATCAAAGGCGGCCATGATGAGGAGAGCGAAAACAGCGGCCAAGTTGTTGACCTGCTCTTTGACGGAACAGCCTTCACAGAGCTGGGCGGCAAGCGGGTGCGAACTGTCCACACACACGGAACAGGATGTACGTTCTCAGCAGCGATTACCGCTGAATTAGGGAAAGGCGTGTCTGTACCGGAAGCTATTTTGAATGGAAGAGCCTTCATTCAGGCGGCGATTGAAGATACGTTGTATCTGGGCCAGGGACACGGTCCAACCAATCATTGGGCCTACCGCCGTCGTCAGGAGATACTCCAATGA
- a CDS encoding 6-phospho-beta-glucosidase, whose product MKKGIKIATIGGGSSYTPELVEGFIKRYAELPIRELWLVDIEAGREKLEIVGAMAQRMVKAAGIDCAVHLTLDRREALKDADFVTTQFRVGLLEARIKDESIPLKHGMIGQETNGAGGMFKAFRTIPVILSIVEDMKELCPNAWLINFTNPAGMVTEAVLRYGKWDKVIGLCNVPIGAIKSASAVLDKPEEELFFKFAGINHLHWHKVYDKTGAELTEQVIEGLYAPGAKPEKVVENIKNMRFLYDQVRQLKMLPCPYHRYYYMTDNMLKEELEEAKNEGTRGQVVKRLEESLFELYKDPNLDYKPEELSKRGGAHYSDAACEIINSIYNNKGTLMVVSTRNNGAIDDVPYDSAIEVTSVIRAHGAEPVNFGKFPPAQRGLLQVMKAMEELTIEAAVTGDYATALQAFTLNPLVPSGDIAQTVLDELLEAHKEHLPQFFAHKEKATV is encoded by the coding sequence ATGAAAAAAGGCATAAAGATCGCAACCATTGGCGGAGGCTCCAGCTATACACCAGAATTAGTAGAAGGCTTTATCAAACGCTATGCAGAGCTTCCCATTCGGGAATTATGGCTGGTAGATATTGAGGCAGGACGCGAAAAGCTGGAGATCGTGGGGGCCATGGCCCAACGGATGGTGAAGGCCGCAGGTATTGATTGTGCAGTACATTTGACACTGGATCGTCGGGAAGCCTTGAAGGATGCCGATTTTGTCACAACACAATTTCGGGTAGGCTTGCTGGAAGCCCGGATTAAGGACGAAAGTATTCCGTTAAAACACGGCATGATCGGTCAAGAAACTAATGGGGCTGGCGGGATGTTCAAAGCTTTTCGTACCATCCCCGTTATCCTCAGTATCGTTGAAGATATGAAAGAACTGTGTCCGAATGCATGGTTGATTAACTTCACCAATCCTGCGGGTATGGTCACCGAAGCGGTACTTCGTTATGGTAAGTGGGATAAAGTCATCGGATTATGTAATGTTCCCATCGGTGCGATCAAGAGTGCATCGGCTGTACTGGACAAACCGGAAGAAGAACTGTTCTTTAAATTTGCAGGAATTAACCACCTTCATTGGCACAAAGTTTATGACAAAACAGGGGCCGAATTAACAGAGCAAGTCATTGAAGGACTGTACGCTCCAGGCGCAAAGCCAGAGAAGGTCGTTGAAAATATTAAGAACATGCGCTTCCTGTACGATCAGGTTCGTCAATTGAAAATGCTGCCTTGTCCTTACCATCGGTATTACTACATGACCGATAACATGCTCAAGGAAGAATTAGAGGAGGCCAAAAACGAAGGAACTCGGGGCCAAGTCGTTAAACGTCTGGAAGAAAGTTTGTTTGAATTGTACAAAGATCCGAATCTGGATTACAAACCAGAGGAATTATCCAAACGCGGCGGTGCACATTACAGCGATGCTGCATGTGAAATCATTAATTCCATTTATAATAACAAAGGCACATTGATGGTGGTTAGTACACGTAACAATGGTGCGATTGATGATGTCCCTTATGATAGCGCCATCGAAGTAACCAGTGTCATTCGCGCGCATGGTGCAGAGCCTGTAAACTTTGGCAAATTCCCACCAGCACAGCGGGGCCTGCTGCAAGTCATGAAGGCGATGGAAGAGCTGACCATTGAAGCAGCGGTCACTGGTGACTATGCGACAGCACTGCAAGCCTTCACCCTGAATCCGCTCGTTCCAAGCGGGGATATCGCCCAAACCGTGCTGGATGAATTGCTGGAAGCACACAAAGAACATTTGCCGCAATTCTTTGCTCATAAGGAAAAGGCGACAGTATAA
- the thiE gene encoding thiamine phosphate synthase, producing MSGRILPEIMRRHLQMYLVVGSVNCLAEPSRVVQEALAGGTTMIQFREKGRSALTGVPMLELARQLQDLCHHAGIPFIVNDDVELALELNADGVHIGQDDESADSVRARIGNRILGVSAHTIEEARRAILQGADYLGVGPIYPTISKDDAHAVQGPAILYEMRKAGIDLPIVGIGGITIDRVKEVVSAGADGVAVISAVTQAEQIRVAAEGLKKKVVLSIKHPGMSQKL from the coding sequence ATGAGCGGCCGAATATTACCTGAGATCATGCGGCGGCATTTACAGATGTATCTGGTTGTTGGAAGCGTGAACTGCCTCGCGGAACCAAGTCGGGTCGTGCAGGAGGCTCTTGCTGGCGGTACCACCATGATCCAGTTCCGGGAAAAGGGCCGTAGCGCGTTAACAGGGGTTCCTATGCTCGAACTTGCGCGTCAGCTACAAGATCTGTGCCACCATGCTGGTATCCCCTTTATCGTCAATGACGATGTGGAGCTGGCTCTTGAGCTCAACGCCGACGGTGTTCACATCGGTCAGGACGATGAATCGGCTGATTCTGTGCGCGCCCGAATCGGAAACCGAATCCTTGGCGTCTCCGCCCATACGATTGAGGAAGCACGCCGGGCCATCCTTCAAGGTGCGGACTATCTCGGCGTCGGCCCCATCTATCCTACCATCTCAAAGGATGATGCTCATGCGGTGCAGGGTCCAGCCATTTTATATGAAATGCGCAAAGCGGGAATTGATCTGCCCATCGTCGGGATCGGTGGCATTACGATAGACCGTGTGAAGGAAGTGGTAAGTGCAGGTGCCGATGGTGTAGCGGTGATTTCGGCCGTGACGCAGGCAGAACAGATTCGAGTTGCTGCAGAGGGATTAAAGAAAAAGGTAGTGCTAAGCATCAAACATCCGGGGATGTCCCAAAAGCTATAA
- a CDS encoding arginase family protein produces the protein MTRTIRLLMPQWQGGNNPNYSFGAELLAWLAPDNDQPLIHVPVQAYDGTPLDNENGMNGRKQLLEQLEAAQHIIDAHKPDRIVMFGGDCLVEQAPFAYLNERYGGELGLIWIDAHSDLVRYVGYDNGHTLPLGNLLGEGDEEFAKHVKVPLKPENVFIAGLAAPTEEETKAFSETFQKLGVTTIETDAEVIQRLGIRTAGTKELTISTESIKEWITESGIKHLAIHLDLDVLDPKSFRSLLFANPEAPYNLSPAGTMQIPQLLHLIKELSEETDVVGLGITEHMPWDAINLKNLLGEIPILNN, from the coding sequence ATGACTAGAACAATACGCCTCTTAATGCCGCAATGGCAAGGAGGAAACAATCCTAACTACTCTTTTGGAGCTGAACTGCTGGCTTGGCTAGCCCCAGACAATGATCAACCCCTTATTCATGTTCCGGTTCAAGCTTATGATGGAACTCCGCTTGACAACGAGAACGGTATGAATGGGAGAAAACAGCTACTTGAACAATTAGAGGCTGCTCAACATATCATTGACGCTCATAAGCCAGATCGCATTGTAATGTTTGGTGGTGACTGCTTAGTCGAACAAGCCCCGTTTGCCTATTTGAACGAACGATACGGTGGAGAATTAGGGCTAATTTGGATCGATGCTCACAGTGATTTAGTTAGATATGTGGGCTATGATAACGGACATACATTACCACTTGGGAATCTGTTGGGAGAAGGAGATGAGGAGTTTGCAAAACATGTGAAAGTTCCTCTTAAGCCTGAAAATGTCTTTATCGCTGGATTAGCGGCTCCTACAGAAGAAGAGACAAAAGCATTTTCAGAAACATTTCAAAAACTAGGTGTTACTACTATAGAAACAGATGCTGAAGTAATTCAAAGATTAGGGATTCGAACTGCTGGAACCAAAGAGTTAACGATCAGTACCGAATCAATAAAAGAGTGGATTACAGAAAGCGGCATCAAGCACCTGGCGATTCACCTTGATTTAGATGTACTTGATCCAAAATCATTTCGTTCTTTATTATTCGCCAACCCTGAAGCTCCCTATAATCTTTCTCCTGCGGGAACCATGCAAATACCTCAACTACTTCATCTGATTAAAGAACTATCTGAAGAAACCGATGTAGTTGGGTTAGGTATAACCGAGCATATGCCGTGGGATGCTATTAATTTAAAGAATCTGCTTGGAGAAATACCTATTTTAAATAATTAA
- a CDS encoding winged helix-turn-helix transcriptional regulator has product MSMAEFKGKVKNIEDTPFGYTVSVIGGKWKMVIIYLLAENQVVRFNDLKRQIGAITYKTLSSQLKELEADGLVNRKEYPQVPPKVEYSLTEKAETLLPVLEGLCEWGTKNQYN; this is encoded by the coding sequence ATGAGTATGGCTGAATTTAAAGGTAAAGTTAAAAATATTGAAGATACACCTTTTGGTTATACAGTGTCAGTTATTGGTGGTAAATGGAAAATGGTTATTATTTATCTTCTGGCCGAAAACCAAGTGGTTCGCTTTAATGATCTGAAAAGACAAATCGGAGCTATTACATACAAAACATTGAGTTCACAGCTAAAAGAATTGGAAGCGGATGGTCTGGTGAATCGGAAAGAGTATCCCCAAGTTCCACCTAAAGTTGAGTACAGTCTCACAGAAAAAGCGGAAACACTATTGCCTGTTTTGGAAGGGTTATGTGAATGGGGAACCAAAAATCAATATAATTAA
- a CDS encoding LacI family DNA-binding transcriptional regulator, whose translation MANIHEIAKLAGVSSATVSRVINNHPYVSEPTRQRVQEVIDRLDYVPNLNAVSLKKGMTKLIGIISISFNDSLGSFVRGFTTYAQEHGFNMALFITNGEKERELEALEMLRRKQLDALVCMIRVNEWSVIEHYTKYGPIVTWQRVNIDAIPSVFMDQYQGYMLALEHLYARGYRSIVNVYGNMRGLNTKERIRAYHDFCKKYDLNADAFPHFYDLNSMEAGEQIAHWWSEQPNKPDAFACSTDYLAAGLLTEARRLGVSVPSDVAVVGFDNIEISHLLDLTTIHYPIDKQAENAFIMIRNALEGLHEELHPLEFKLVERATT comes from the coding sequence GTGGCAAATATTCATGAAATTGCAAAGCTGGCGGGCGTATCCTCGGCAACGGTGTCCCGTGTCATTAATAACCATCCGTACGTAAGTGAACCGACAAGGCAGCGTGTACAGGAGGTCATAGACCGACTGGATTATGTACCTAATTTGAATGCGGTTTCATTAAAAAAGGGCATGACCAAGCTCATAGGAATTATTTCAATTTCTTTTAATGATTCATTGGGTTCATTTGTGCGTGGATTTACAACCTATGCTCAGGAGCATGGTTTTAATATGGCACTATTTATTACGAATGGAGAGAAGGAGCGGGAGCTTGAAGCACTGGAAATGCTGCGGAGAAAGCAACTGGACGCCTTGGTCTGTATGATTCGCGTCAATGAATGGAGCGTGATTGAACACTATACCAAATATGGTCCAATTGTGACGTGGCAGCGTGTAAACATTGATGCAATCCCATCTGTATTTATGGATCAGTATCAGGGGTACATGCTTGCGCTGGAGCATCTGTATGCCAGAGGCTACCGCAGCATTGTGAATGTATACGGGAATATGAGGGGACTGAATACGAAGGAGCGCATACGGGCTTATCATGATTTTTGCAAAAAATATGATTTGAACGCTGATGCCTTCCCGCATTTTTATGATTTAAATTCAATGGAAGCGGGTGAACAAATTGCTCACTGGTGGAGCGAACAGCCCAATAAGCCTGATGCCTTCGCTTGTTCTACCGATTATTTGGCTGCAGGGCTTTTGACTGAAGCACGTAGGCTCGGTGTTTCTGTACCAAGTGATGTTGCAGTGGTGGGCTTTGATAACATCGAAATTTCGCATTTGCTTGATTTAACCACCATTCATTACCCGATTGACAAACAAGCGGAAAATGCATTCATCATGATTCGAAATGCCCTAGAGGGGCTTCATGAAGAATTACATCCTTTGGAATTCAAATTAGTAGAGCGAGCGACCACCTAA
- a CDS encoding DUF4870 domain-containing protein — MRGLLSSLCYFSIFFAPFLVPVIVWIAVRDEYVQGHAKKAILSHIFPIIAAIPLVYFIITANHAGSVIGFVLLFVVVYLGVFVYNIYKGIMTLREAA; from the coding sequence GTGAGGGGCCTTTTGTCTTCACTTTGTTATTTCAGCATTTTTTTCGCACCTTTTCTGGTGCCGGTCATTGTGTGGATCGCAGTCCGGGATGAATATGTTCAGGGACACGCGAAAAAAGCCATTTTATCGCACATTTTCCCCATTATTGCGGCGATTCCGCTAGTGTATTTTATTATCACTGCCAATCATGCAGGTTCAGTTATCGGGTTTGTACTGCTATTTGTAGTGGTCTATCTCGGCGTTTTTGTTTATAACATCTACAAAGGGATCATGACGCTGCGTGAAGCGGCCTAA
- the tenA gene encoding thiaminase II: MSFSQELRRQADGIFQAIYEHPFVRGIAEGNLTREQLIHYVKQDFEYLNAYMRIYGIAISKSTSREDMAVFNEQISFILNSEVHPHQNFCAIAGVTYEEMQGYPLAPSAHHYIRHMLTVAHEGSLGEIMAVLLPCPWTYLEIGRRLMDEVRPDESHPFYEWICFYGNQIEDVTSKYRERVDAWANVATAAEQERMIEHFMLSCQLEYMFWDMAYKQEQWPVQMRATVLE, from the coding sequence ATGAGTTTTTCGCAAGAACTTCGTCGGCAGGCGGATGGCATTTTTCAAGCCATTTATGAGCATCCCTTTGTGAGAGGTATTGCTGAAGGAAATTTAACAAGGGAGCAGCTGATTCACTATGTAAAACAAGACTTTGAATATTTGAACGCCTACATGCGGATTTACGGCATCGCGATCTCCAAAAGCACAAGCCGGGAGGATATGGCTGTATTTAACGAACAGATCTCTTTTATTCTCAACAGCGAGGTTCATCCACATCAAAACTTTTGTGCTATCGCAGGTGTCACCTATGAAGAGATGCAGGGATATCCACTCGCTCCGTCCGCTCATCATTATATCCGCCATATGCTGACAGTCGCACATGAAGGTAGTCTTGGAGAAATCATGGCCGTGCTGCTGCCATGTCCATGGACATATCTTGAGATTGGACGCAGGCTAATGGATGAGGTAAGACCGGACGAGTCTCATCCATTCTATGAATGGATTTGTTTCTATGGAAACCAGATTGAAGATGTAACATCCAAATATCGCGAGCGTGTGGATGCTTGGGCGAATGTCGCCACGGCTGCCGAGCAAGAGCGGATGATTGAGCATTTTATGCTAAGCTGCCAGCTGGAATATATGTTCTGGGATATGGCTTATAAGCAGGAACAATGGCCCGTCCAGATGCGCGCTACGGTCTTGGAATAA